Proteins from a genomic interval of Arachis hypogaea cultivar Tifrunner chromosome 10, arahy.Tifrunner.gnm2.J5K5, whole genome shotgun sequence:
- the LOC112715407 gene encoding 3beta,22alpha-dihydroxysteroid 3-dehydrogenase isoform X2 has protein sequence MSSFTSLLFSCAAIAAFLILLRRWRYRRLRLPPGSLGLPFIGETLQLISAYKSDNPEPFMDRRLNRYGLVFTTHVFGEPTVFSAEPEMNRFVLANEGKLFECSYPGSISNLLGKHSLLLMKGNLHKKMHSLTMSFANSSIIKDHLLVDVDRLIRLNLDSWSDRVLLMEEAKKARTKVAEALTLVVRERRKGSESDGNRKKDMLGALLASGEQFSDEEIVDFMLALLVAGYETTSTIMTLAVKFLTETPLALAQLKEEHDQIRSKSKTGAPLEWSDYKSMIFTQCVVNETLRMANIIGGIFRRATTDININGYTIPKGWKVFASFRAVHLNPNHFKDARSFNPWRWQNNSEATIPVNVYTPFGGGPRLCPGYELARVVLSVFLHRFITIFSWVPAEEDRLVFFPTTRTQKRYPIIVKRREESSPCI, from the exons ATGTCTTCTTTCACATCACTACTCTTCTCTTGTGCAGCCATCGCCGCCTTCCTCATCCTCCTCCGGCGGTGGCGCTACCGCCGCCTCCGCCTCCCTCCGGGGAGCCTTGGCCTCCCCTTCATCGGCGAGACTCTACAGCTCATATCAGCATACAAGAGCGACAACCCAGAGCCCTTCATGGATCGAAGATTGAACCGGTACGGTCTAGTCTTCACGACTCACGTGTTCGGAGAACCGACCGTGTTTTCGGCGGAACCGGAAATGAACCGGTTCGTTCTTGCGAACGAAGGGAAGCTCTTCGAGTGCAGTTACCCCGGTTCGATATCGAACCTTTTGGGAAAGCACTCGTTGTTGCTGATGAAGGGGAATCTTCACAAGAAGATGCACTCACTAACGATGAGTTTCGCGAATTCTTCGATCATAAAGGATCATCTTTTGGTTGATGTGGACCGGCTCATACGGCTCAACTTGGATTCTTGGTCCGACCGGGTTCTTCTCATGGAAGAGGCCAAGAAG GCAAGAACGAAAGTGGCGGAGGCACTAACATTGGTAGTGAGGGAGAGAAGAAAAGGGAGTGAAAGTGATGGGAACAGAAAGAAGGACATGCTTGGGGCACTGTTGGCCTCCGGGGAGCAATTTTCCGACGAGGAAATAGTCGATTTTATGTTGGCTTTGCTCGTCGCCGGCTACGAAACCACCTCTACCATCATGACTCTTGCCGTCAAGTTCCTCACTGAGACTCCCCTTGCCTTGGCTCAGCTCAAG GAAGAGCATGACCAAATCAGATCAAAGAGTAAAACAGGTGCACCACTTGAATGGTCAGATTACAAATCAATGATCTTTACTCAATGC GTTGTGAATGAGACCTTAAGGATGGCGAACATAATTGGTGGAATATTCCGGAGAGCAACCACAGACATAAATATAAATG GTTACACAATTCCAAAGGGATGGAAGGTATTTGCATCATTTCGTGCTGTACATCTTAACCCAAACCATTTCAAAGATGCACGCAGCTTCAATCCATGGAGATGGCAG AATAACTCAGAGGCAACGATCCCTGTAAATGTATACACACCATTTGGAGGAGGGCCAAGGCTGTGCCCTGGCTATGAGCTTGCCAGGGTTGTTCTTTCCGTCTTCCTTCACCGCTTCATCACCATCTTCAG TTGGGTACCTGCTGAGGAAGATAGGTTGGTGTTCTTCCCTACGACTAGGACACAGAAGAGGTATCCCATCATAGTAAAGCGTAGGGAGGAGTCAAGTCCTTGTATATAG
- the LOC112715407 gene encoding 3beta,22alpha-dihydroxysteroid 3-dehydrogenase isoform X1, with product MSSFTSLLFSCAAIAAFLILLRRWRYRRLRLPPGSLGLPFIGETLQLISAYKSDNPEPFMDRRLNRYGLVFTTHVFGEPTVFSAEPEMNRFVLANEGKLFECSYPGSISNLLGKHSLLLMKGNLHKKMHSLTMSFANSSIIKDHLLVDVDRLIRLNLDSWSDRVLLMEEAKKITFELTVKQLMSFDPDEWTENLRKEYVLVIEGFFTLPFPLFSPTYRRAIKARTKVAEALTLVVRERRKGSESDGNRKKDMLGALLASGEQFSDEEIVDFMLALLVAGYETTSTIMTLAVKFLTETPLALAQLKEEHDQIRSKSKTGAPLEWSDYKSMIFTQCVVNETLRMANIIGGIFRRATTDININGYTIPKGWKVFASFRAVHLNPNHFKDARSFNPWRWQNNSEATIPVNVYTPFGGGPRLCPGYELARVVLSVFLHRFITIFSWVPAEEDRLVFFPTTRTQKRYPIIVKRREESSPCI from the exons ATGTCTTCTTTCACATCACTACTCTTCTCTTGTGCAGCCATCGCCGCCTTCCTCATCCTCCTCCGGCGGTGGCGCTACCGCCGCCTCCGCCTCCCTCCGGGGAGCCTTGGCCTCCCCTTCATCGGCGAGACTCTACAGCTCATATCAGCATACAAGAGCGACAACCCAGAGCCCTTCATGGATCGAAGATTGAACCGGTACGGTCTAGTCTTCACGACTCACGTGTTCGGAGAACCGACCGTGTTTTCGGCGGAACCGGAAATGAACCGGTTCGTTCTTGCGAACGAAGGGAAGCTCTTCGAGTGCAGTTACCCCGGTTCGATATCGAACCTTTTGGGAAAGCACTCGTTGTTGCTGATGAAGGGGAATCTTCACAAGAAGATGCACTCACTAACGATGAGTTTCGCGAATTCTTCGATCATAAAGGATCATCTTTTGGTTGATGTGGACCGGCTCATACGGCTCAACTTGGATTCTTGGTCCGACCGGGTTCTTCTCATGGAAGAGGCCAAGAAG ATAACATTTGAGTTGACAGTGAAACAACTAATGAGCTTTGATCCAGATGAATGGACTGAGAATCTAAGGAAAGAGTACGTTCTTGTGATTGAAGGATTCTTCACTCTTCCATTCCCTCTCTTCTCCCCTACCTACCGTAGGGCCATCAAG GCAAGAACGAAAGTGGCGGAGGCACTAACATTGGTAGTGAGGGAGAGAAGAAAAGGGAGTGAAAGTGATGGGAACAGAAAGAAGGACATGCTTGGGGCACTGTTGGCCTCCGGGGAGCAATTTTCCGACGAGGAAATAGTCGATTTTATGTTGGCTTTGCTCGTCGCCGGCTACGAAACCACCTCTACCATCATGACTCTTGCCGTCAAGTTCCTCACTGAGACTCCCCTTGCCTTGGCTCAGCTCAAG GAAGAGCATGACCAAATCAGATCAAAGAGTAAAACAGGTGCACCACTTGAATGGTCAGATTACAAATCAATGATCTTTACTCAATGC GTTGTGAATGAGACCTTAAGGATGGCGAACATAATTGGTGGAATATTCCGGAGAGCAACCACAGACATAAATATAAATG GTTACACAATTCCAAAGGGATGGAAGGTATTTGCATCATTTCGTGCTGTACATCTTAACCCAAACCATTTCAAAGATGCACGCAGCTTCAATCCATGGAGATGGCAG AATAACTCAGAGGCAACGATCCCTGTAAATGTATACACACCATTTGGAGGAGGGCCAAGGCTGTGCCCTGGCTATGAGCTTGCCAGGGTTGTTCTTTCCGTCTTCCTTCACCGCTTCATCACCATCTTCAG TTGGGTACCTGCTGAGGAAGATAGGTTGGTGTTCTTCCCTACGACTAGGACACAGAAGAGGTATCCCATCATAGTAAAGCGTAGGGAGGAGTCAAGTCCTTGTATATAG